From Apium graveolens cultivar Ventura chromosome 9, ASM990537v1, whole genome shotgun sequence, the proteins below share one genomic window:
- the LOC141683186 gene encoding uncharacterized protein LOC141683186 produces MSSMATSNPSHHFPLIFKSTTTLFQPLSQLLLTTLFLLLSSAAGNNQEVTALHSWIHSTSSTPPPFFSTWNILDQNPCKWDYITCNTQNHVSEIVIQSVPLKFTSLPSNISSFKFLTKLVISDANVSSTIPPELGDCSALTFLDLSSNSLVGSIPATIGKLQNLQDLVLNSNQLTGKIPFELSNCTSLKNLLLFDNRLSGNIPAELGSLSSLESLRAGGNKDITGELPEELGNCGNLTVLGLADTRIFGSIPRSFGRLKKLQTLSIYTTMLSGEIPDELGNCSELVNLYLYENSLSGSIPAELGNLRKLEKILLWQNNLIGLVPEEIGSCKKLNMIDLSLNSLSGVIPLSFGGLSELEELMLSNNNISGSIPSSLANATSLVQLQLDTNQISGLIPPEIGKLRNLQVFFAWQNQLEGSIPLSLGFCSGLQALDLSHNSLTGTLPSGLFELRNLNKLLLISNDISGSIPKEIGNATSLVRLRLGDNRITGEIPREIGGLKSLNFLDFSGNHITGSVPDEIESCTELQMVDLSNNALEGHLPNSLSSLSGLQVLDVSSNQFAGPIPASFGRLVSLNKLILSKNLLSGSIPSSIGLCSSLQLLDLSSNELGGNIPLELGKIEALEIALNLSCNRLSGPIPSQFYALNKLSILDLSHNKLEGNLSPLSGSENLVSLNISFNNFTGFLPDNKLFRQLSSTDLAGNEELCLSGRDSCFSSSVDGKGMGQDKNHVRTSKTIKVAIALLVTLTIAMVVMGAFAVIQARRSINGDDDSEMGDSWPWQFTPFQKLNFSVEQILRCLVDSNAIGKGCSGVVYRAEVNTGEVIAVKKLWPSTVAAANGCYEEKCAVRDSFSAEVKTLGTIRHKNIVRFLGCCWNRNTRLLMYDYMPNGSLGGLLHEKNGNSLEWELRYRILLGSAEGLAYLHHDCVPPIVHRDIKANNILIGLEYEPYIADFGLAKLVDDGDFARSSNTVAGSYGYIAPEYGYMMKITEKSDVYSYGVVVLEVLTGKQPIDPTIPDGLHVVDWVRQKRGGAEVLAPGLLSSSESDLDEMMQALGIALLCVNATPDERPNMKDVAAMLKEIKHEREEYAKVDALLKGSPATDVKENKNSQGLSASSSTKAVRSLYHTSNNTSFSASSLLYSSSSNVKMGFK; encoded by the exons ATGTCTTCCATGGCTACCTCGAATCCTTCCCACCATTTCCCATTAATCTTCAAATCTACCACTACCCTTTTTCAACCATTATCTCAGCTTCTGCTCACCACCCTCTTCCTCCTCCTTTCATCCGCCGCCGGAAACAACCAAGAAGTCACCGCACTTCACTCATGGATACACTCTACTTCTTCAACTCCACCACCTTTTTTCTCTACGTGGAACATTCTAGATCAAAATCCATGCAAATGGGATTATATTACATGCAATACACAAAATCATGTTTCAGAAATTGTAATACAATCTGTTCCACTTAAGTTCACTTCATTACCATCAAACATATCATCTTTTAAGTTTCTTACAAAACTTGTCATTTCTGATGCAAATGTCTCCAGTACTATCCCACCGGAGCTCGGTGACTGCTCCGCACTCACTTTTCTTGACCTCAGTTCAAATAGTCTTGTGGGCTCCATTCCGGCAACCATTGGAAAACTTCAAAATCTTCAAGATTTGGTCTTAAACTCAAACCAACTCACCGGAAAAATCCCATTTGAGTTAAGCAACTGTACAAGCTTGAAAAATCTTTTGTTATTCGATAACCGTCTCTCGGGGAACATACCTGCAGAGCTAGGAAGTTTATCAAGTCTCGAAAGTCTCCGTGCCGGTGGAAACAAAGATATAACCGGAGAGTTACCGGAGGAGCTTGGAAACTGTGGTAATTTGACTGTTTTAGGCCTTGCTGACACGAGGATTTTCGGGTCGATTCCGAGATCATTTGGGAGGTTGAAGAAGCTTCAGACATTGTCAATTTACACTACTATGCTCTCAGGGGAAATACCAGATGAGTTAGGTAACTGTTCTGAGCTTGTCAACTTGTATTTATATGAAAATAGTCTGTCTGGTTCAATTCCTGCTGAGCTTGGAAATCTTCGAAAACTCGAAAAAATATTGTTATGGCAAAATAATTTAATTGGATTAGTCCCTGAAGAGATTGGAAGTTGTAAAAAGTTGAATATGATTGATCTTTCTTTGAATTCTTTATCTGGGGTTATACCATTGTCATTTGGTGGACTAAGTGAGTTAGAGGAGCTAATGCTTAGTAATAACAATATTTCGGGTTCGATTCCTTCGAGTCTTGCCAATGCTACAAGTCTTGTTCAGTTACAGCTTGATACTAATCAAATTTCAGGGTTGATTCCTCCTGAGATTGGGAAGTTGAGAAATCTTCAAGTGTTTTTTGCTTGGCAGAATCAGCTTGAAGGTAGCATACCTTTAAGTTTGGGATTTTGTAGTGGCCTACAAGCATTGGATTTGTCTCATAATTCGTTAACTGGGACTCTGCCTTCAGGTTTGTTTGAATTGcgaaatttgaataagttgttgTTGATTTCTAATGATATTTCGGGTTCTATACCAAAAGAAATTGGAAATGCTACTAGTTTGGTAAGGCTTAGGCTTGGGGATAATAGGATAACAGGGGAAATTCCTAGAGAGATTGGAGGTCTTAAGAGCTtgaattttcttgatttttcggGGAACCATATCACAGGGTCTGTTCCTGATGAGATTGAAAGTTGCACGGAGTTGCAAATGGTGGACCTTAGCAACAATGCACTAGAAGGTCACTTGCCTAATTCCTTGTCATCTCTATCTGGTCTCCAAGTTTTGGATGTTTCGAGTAATCAATTTGCAGGTCCTATCCCAGCAAGTTTTGGCCGCCTGGTATCCTTAAACAAGCTCATTCTTAGCAAGAATTTGTTGTCAGGATCCATACCTTCCTCTATTGGACTTTGTTCAAGTCTGCAGCTGCTTGATCTTAGCAGCAATGAGTTAGGGGGAAATATTCCACTTGAGTTGGGAAAAATAGAGGCACTTGAGATCGCGCTAAATCTTAGTTGCAACAGACTAAGTGGGCCAATTCCATCTCAGTTTTATGCACTTAACAAACTTTCCATACTTGACTTGTCACACAACAAGCTTGAGGGAAATCTAAGTCCACTTTCAGGGTCGGAGAATCTTGTGTCTCTTAATATATCCTTCAACAACTTCACTGGTTTTCTTCCTGACAATAAACTCTTTCGGCAGTTATCATCAACAGACCTAGCTGGAAATGAAGAATTATGTTTATCTGGACGGGATTCATGTTTTTCAAGCAGTGTTGATGGAAAAGGAATGGGACAGGACAAAAACCATGTGAGGACTTCAAAGACAATTAAAGTAGCAATTGCATTGCTAGTCACCTTGACAATAGCAATGGTGGTCATGGGTGCCTTTGCTGTAATACAAGCACGCAGAAGTATCAATGGAGATGATGATTCGGAAATGGGAGACTCATGGCCTTGGCAATTCACTCCATTCCAGAAGCTAAATTTTTCAGTGGAGCAAATTTTGAGATGCTTAGTGGATTCCAATGCGATTGGAAAAGGTTGTTCAGGAGTTGTTTATCGCGCAGAGGTGAACACTGGCGAGGTTATAGCAGTCAAAAAACTATGGCCATCAACAGTTGCTGCTGCAAATGGCTGCTACGAAGAAAAATGTGCAGTCAGGGATTCGTTCTCAGCAGAGGTAAAAACACTTGGTACTATACGACATAAGAACATTGTTAGGTTCTTGGGCTGTTGTTGGAATCGAAACACAAGATTGCTCATGTATGATTATATGCCTAATGGAAGCTTAGGAGGTCTTCTACATGAGAAGAATGGAAACTCATTGGAGTGGGAATTGAGATACCGAATTCTATTAGGATCAGCAGAAGGCCTTGCATATTTACATCATGATTGTGTCCCTCCCATTGTTCATAGAGACATCAAGGCTAATAACATCCTTATTGGTCTTGAGTACGAGCCTTACATTGCAGATTTTGGCCTCGCCAAGCTTGTAGATGATGGAGATTTTGCTCGATCCTCCAACACTGTTGCAGGTTCCTACGGATATATTGCTCCTG AATATGGTTATATGATGAAGATAACAGAGAAAAGTGATGTGTATAGCTATGGTGTAGTTGTACTGGAAGTCTTGACAGGAAAGCAGCCAATCGATCCGACAATACCAGATGGACTCCATGTAGTGGATTGGGTAAGGCAAAAAAGAGGAGGGGCCGAAGTTCTAGCTCCAGGCTTGCTATCCAGCTCTGAATCAGATCTCGATGAAATGATGCAAGCTTTAGGCATTGCCTTGTTATGTGTAAATGCCACTCCTGATGAAAGGCCTAACATGAAAGATGTAGCAGCAATGCTTAAGGAAATCAAACACGAACGAGAGGAGTACGCAAAGGTGGATGCACTACTCAAAGGTTCTCCAGCAACAGATGTTAAAGAAAATAAAAACAGTCAAGGATTATCAGCTTCTTCCTCCACAAAAGCAGTGAGAAGTTTGTATCACACAAGCAATAACACAAGcttctcagcatcctcattgctCTACTCATCTTCATCCAATGTCAAGATGGGATTCAAGTGA